A part of Streptomyces sp. NBC_01497 genomic DNA contains:
- a CDS encoding MFS transporter, whose translation MTSTDKPSPQPVRTGKGVADRFRRVALDTRPLAIPIYRRVLVGQGASFVGTMVTGVTIPVQIYALSHSSFYVGLAGLAGFVPIVIFGLYGGAIADAVDRRLLYLWSSLVTWVVTLALLVQTLLNVRSVPLILALVAVQGAGFATSSSTRGAIIPRIVPSELVPAANTLNFTVGNVGQVLGPLVAGLLVSLPHGFAYSYGADALLFTISLYSTFRLPPIRPVGTSTRRGVLAVFDGLRFISRNPVLLMSFGVDIAAMVLAMPRALFPEAAAARFHGGVGLLYASIAIGSVVGGLCSGWIGRVRRQGVALTIAVAGWATAITLAGFAHTLWPAVVLLALAGSADLVSSVYRQTILQTYAPDDMRGRMQGVFTVVVAGGPRLGDLRAGAMAATTTLSIAWSGSAVLCLVLVVVGGLAVRPFRRYDTHAATPAVTEGDAAGAT comes from the coding sequence GTGACATCGACCGACAAGCCGTCCCCGCAGCCGGTAAGAACCGGCAAGGGCGTCGCGGACCGCTTCCGCCGCGTCGCCCTCGACACGCGTCCGCTCGCCATCCCTATCTACCGGCGCGTCCTCGTGGGCCAAGGGGCCTCGTTCGTGGGGACGATGGTCACCGGGGTCACCATCCCGGTCCAGATCTACGCCCTGTCGCACTCGTCGTTCTACGTGGGCCTCGCGGGTCTCGCCGGGTTCGTCCCCATCGTCATCTTCGGCCTGTACGGCGGCGCCATCGCGGACGCCGTCGACCGGCGTCTGCTCTACCTGTGGTCCTCGCTCGTGACCTGGGTGGTGACCCTCGCGCTTCTCGTCCAGACGCTCCTGAACGTGCGGTCGGTGCCGCTGATCCTCGCCCTGGTCGCCGTCCAGGGCGCCGGCTTCGCCACGTCATCCTCGACCCGCGGTGCCATCATCCCGCGCATCGTGCCGAGTGAACTGGTCCCCGCGGCGAACACCCTCAACTTCACGGTGGGCAACGTCGGCCAGGTCCTCGGGCCGCTCGTCGCCGGTCTCCTCGTATCGCTCCCGCACGGCTTCGCCTACTCCTACGGCGCCGACGCCCTGCTGTTCACCATCTCGCTGTACTCGACGTTCCGGCTGCCGCCCATCCGGCCCGTGGGCACCTCCACCCGGCGCGGGGTGCTCGCCGTATTCGACGGCCTCCGGTTCATCAGCCGCAACCCCGTCCTGCTCATGTCGTTCGGGGTCGACATCGCCGCCATGGTCCTGGCCATGCCGCGGGCCCTCTTCCCCGAGGCCGCCGCCGCGCGCTTCCACGGCGGGGTCGGCCTGCTGTACGCGTCGATCGCGATCGGGTCCGTCGTGGGCGGCCTGTGCAGCGGGTGGATCGGACGGGTACGGCGCCAGGGCGTCGCGCTGACCATCGCGGTGGCCGGCTGGGCGACCGCGATCACCCTGGCGGGCTTCGCCCACACCCTCTGGCCCGCGGTCGTCCTCCTCGCCCTCGCGGGCTCCGCCGACCTGGTGAGCTCCGTCTACCGGCAGACCATCCTGCAGACCTACGCCCCCGACGACATGCGGGGACGGATGCAGGGCGTCTTCACCGTCGTCGTGGCGGGCGGCCCCCGCCTCGGTGACCTCCGCGCGGGCGCCATGGCCGCCACCACCACGCTCAGCATCGCCTGGTCCGGCAGCGCCGTGCTGTGCCTCGTCCTGGTCGTCGTCGGAGGCCTCGCCGTACGCCCGTTCCGGCGCTACGACACCCACGCGGCGACGCCGGCCGTCACCGAGGGCGATGCCGCCGGCGCGACATGA
- a CDS encoding HAD family hydrolase, translating to MIRAVVLDIGETLVRDDRYWGAWAAWLQVPRHTVSALVGAVVADGRDNADALRLVSPGIDVASSNAAREAAGRGEFLDESDLYPDVRPALAELRSRGLRVVVAGNQTARAGEFLRGLDLPVDVIATSGDWGHAKPDPEFFRCVRDATGVEEHETVHVGDHPAHDIFAAHAAGFRTAHLRRGPWGYFWADDPAVVKTADWCVDSLTDLVGALAD from the coding sequence ATGATCCGCGCAGTAGTTCTCGACATCGGGGAGACCCTCGTCCGCGACGACCGGTACTGGGGCGCCTGGGCCGCCTGGCTCCAGGTACCGCGCCACACGGTGTCCGCCCTCGTCGGCGCGGTCGTCGCCGACGGACGCGACAACGCCGACGCGCTGCGTCTCGTCAGCCCCGGCATCGACGTCGCGTCCTCGAACGCGGCGCGCGAGGCGGCGGGCCGTGGCGAGTTCCTCGACGAGAGCGACCTCTACCCCGACGTACGGCCTGCGCTCGCCGAACTCAGGTCACGCGGGCTGCGGGTCGTCGTCGCCGGCAACCAGACCGCACGCGCGGGCGAGTTCCTGCGCGGCCTCGACCTGCCCGTCGACGTGATCGCCACCTCCGGGGACTGGGGGCACGCGAAGCCCGATCCGGAGTTCTTCCGGTGCGTACGGGACGCCACCGGCGTCGAGGAGCACGAGACGGTCCACGTCGGGGACCACCCGGCGCACGACATCTTCGCCGCCCACGCAGCCGGCTTTCGCACCGCGCACCTGCGGCGCGGGCCCTGGGGCTACTTCTGGGCGGACGACCCGGCCGTCGTGAAGACCGCGGACTGGTGCGTGGACAGCCTGACCGACCTGGTGGGCGCCCTCGCGGACTGA
- a CDS encoding glycoside hydrolase family 25 protein — translation MAATSRGVDVSAYQGVQDWTAHKNDGVVFAFAKASEGEHTHDTRFATHIAGIKAAGLVPGGYHFGWPNQPVSVEAANYIAAVKPHAGKGFCHWLDLERYSDGRNYAGRSAAQIKAYATAWVATVRKAFPGQRVGVYTSGDDLAKGHLPSGVPLWYPAYTWGTAAASYAKAEAAPQPHPSGVTPLIWQFTSTPLDRSLCYLSATALRAWAAGTDAPEDDMPQYVNLGLAEPYTIAPGQDWDAIEFTKEWTDEAGDHATDGSVFVRGAARFTGQVSLVVDGATAGTQIQVRQSEVDAKGTYVLDHPIAEVIATEGSTFATVPITNHLPAGHGMRIRVKAFQQTPLKVTAAVVKALVWKG, via the coding sequence ATGGCCGCCACCAGTCGAGGGGTCGACGTATCCGCCTACCAGGGCGTCCAGGACTGGACCGCCCACAAGAACGACGGTGTCGTGTTCGCGTTCGCCAAGGCGAGCGAGGGCGAGCACACGCACGACACCCGCTTCGCCACGCACATCGCCGGCATCAAGGCCGCGGGGCTCGTACCCGGCGGCTACCACTTCGGCTGGCCGAACCAGCCCGTGTCCGTGGAGGCGGCGAACTACATCGCCGCCGTCAAGCCCCACGCGGGCAAGGGGTTCTGCCACTGGCTCGACCTGGAACGCTACAGCGACGGCCGCAACTACGCGGGCCGCTCCGCGGCCCAGATCAAGGCATACGCGACGGCGTGGGTCGCGACCGTGCGCAAGGCCTTCCCCGGCCAGCGGGTGGGCGTCTACACCTCGGGCGACGACCTCGCAAAGGGACACCTGCCGAGCGGCGTACCGCTCTGGTACCCCGCGTACACCTGGGGCACCGCGGCGGCCTCGTACGCGAAGGCCGAGGCCGCGCCGCAGCCGCACCCGTCCGGAGTGACGCCCCTCATCTGGCAGTTCACGAGCACCCCCCTGGACAGGTCGCTGTGCTACCTGTCCGCGACCGCCCTGCGCGCGTGGGCCGCGGGCACCGACGCCCCGGAGGACGACATGCCCCAGTACGTCAACCTCGGCCTGGCCGAGCCCTACACCATCGCCCCCGGCCAGGACTGGGACGCCATCGAGTTCACGAAGGAGTGGACCGACGAGGCCGGTGACCACGCCACCGACGGCAGCGTGTTCGTGCGCGGCGCGGCCCGCTTCACCGGCCAGGTCAGCCTCGTCGTCGACGGGGCGACGGCGGGCACGCAGATCCAGGTGCGCCAGTCGGAGGTGGACGCGAAGGGGACGTACGTCCTCGACCACCCCATCGCCGAGGTCATCGCCACCGAGGGCAGCACCTTCGCGACGGTCCCGATCACGAACCATCTCCCAGCGGGCCACGGTATGCGCATCCGCGTGAAGGCGTTCCAGCAGACGCCGCTCAAGGTGACCGCGGCGGTGGTCAAGGCCCTGGTCTGGAAGGGCTGA
- a CDS encoding carbohydrate ABC transporter permease encodes MTSAASPAGTTPAGPPPTAAPPAPPAGAVRARARRGARGAARPGILWALPAVVFFGLFALVPLVLVAVLSFTSWTGLGSPSFAGLANWTKLFHDPVMIQSLWLSVLLTGLGVLVQTPLSILIGVWAAGRQRGRAVLSAIFFIPLLLSVTAVSVLWRALLDPNFGVPAQAHWLFGDGNLLGSRTGAIGVLVFVSAWQYTPLHSLIYQGATRAIPAVLYQAAAIDGAGRIRQFLHVTLPQLRNAVVTSVILMIVGGLTTFDSVLILTEGGPGTDTTITAYYMYDKAFKSFDYGTGAAVALLLVVVATAISLVVVRLSGYDRMAGTQEGLS; translated from the coding sequence ATGACGTCCGCAGCCTCCCCCGCCGGCACGACGCCGGCGGGCCCGCCCCCCACGGCCGCGCCCCCGGCGCCGCCGGCCGGGGCGGTCCGCGCCCGCGCCCGCCGCGGCGCCCGGGGCGCGGCCCGGCCCGGCATCCTCTGGGCACTGCCCGCTGTGGTGTTCTTCGGCCTGTTCGCGCTGGTCCCGCTGGTGCTGGTGGCCGTGCTCTCGTTCACCAGCTGGACCGGGCTCGGCTCGCCGTCCTTCGCGGGGCTCGCCAACTGGACCAAGCTGTTCCACGACCCGGTGATGATCCAGAGCCTGTGGCTCAGCGTGCTGCTCACCGGGCTCGGTGTGCTGGTGCAGACGCCCCTGTCGATCCTGATCGGGGTGTGGGCGGCCGGCCGCCAGCGCGGGCGGGCCGTACTCTCCGCGATCTTCTTCATCCCGCTGCTGCTGTCGGTGACGGCGGTCTCGGTGCTCTGGCGGGCGCTGCTGGACCCGAACTTCGGGGTTCCCGCGCAGGCCCACTGGCTGTTCGGGGACGGCAACCTGCTCGGGTCCCGCACCGGCGCGATCGGTGTGCTGGTGTTCGTCAGCGCCTGGCAGTACACGCCGCTGCACTCGCTCATCTACCAGGGCGCGACCCGGGCGATCCCGGCGGTGCTCTACCAGGCCGCGGCGATCGACGGGGCGGGCCGGATACGGCAGTTCCTCCACGTCACGCTGCCGCAGCTGCGCAACGCGGTCGTCACGTCGGTGATCCTCATGATCGTCGGCGGCCTCACGACCTTCGACTCCGTGCTGATCCTCACCGAGGGCGGGCCGGGGACCGACACCACCATCACGGCGTACTACATGTACGACAAGGCGTTCAAGAGCTTCGACTACGGCACGGGCGCGGCGGTCGCGCTGCTGCTCGTGGTGGTGGCGACGGCCATCTCGCTGGTCGTGGTGCGGCTGTCGGGCTACGACCGGATGGCGGGCACACAGGAGGGGCTGTCATGA
- a CDS encoding beta-glucosidase family protein has translation MVSEDHADRAARRAARVAELVSAMTLEEKLAQLYGLWAGASQDGAEVAPYQHEMETPPRLEELLPNGMGQLTRPFGTAPVDPALGALSLMRTQALIAGKNRFGVPALAHDECLAGFAAWRATAYPVPLSWGASFDPDLVAQMAAAIGRDMRAVGVHQGLAPVLDVVRDARWGRVEETAGEDPYLVGVVATAYVRGLESAGVIATLKHFAGYSASRAGRNLAPVSMGARERADVVLPPFEMAVREGGARSVMHAYTDTDGVPSAADGALLTGLLRDTWGFSGTVVADYFGVEFLRTLHGVAADDGDAAATALTAGVDVELPTVKTFGAPLREALASGRLPQETVDRALTRVLTQKAELGLLDEDWSPVPPALADADTEGDAVERLRGTVDLDRPANRAIARRLAEESVILLSNDGTLPLPGTPAAPDSPAAPPRLRIALVGPQAGSRTAVLGCYSFPVHIGAQHPDLAPGIELPTLSEALTAEFPDAEIIVAEGCGVDTPGTDGIAAAVAAARDADVVLAALGDRAGLFGRGTSGEGCDAPDLTLPGAQQPLLDALLDCGTPVVAVLLAGRPYALGRAVEEAAAIVQTFFPGQEGTRAIAGVLSGRVDPSGRLPVSVPRLPGAQPSSYLAAPLAGPSSVSSIDPTPAFAFGHGLTYTSFTWSGLALRTPVAATDGELALSFTVRNTGARPGTEVAQLYLHDPVASVVRPVQRLIGWARFTLEPDQRARVEMRVPADLASFTGTEGRRIVEPGALELRLATSAADSGVRLRAAAELTGPVREVDHTRALHAAVTVTVEERP, from the coding sequence ATGGTCTCCGAAGACCACGCGGACCGCGCGGCCCGCCGTGCCGCGCGGGTGGCGGAGCTGGTCTCCGCGATGACCCTGGAGGAGAAGCTCGCGCAGCTGTACGGGCTGTGGGCGGGCGCCTCCCAGGACGGCGCCGAAGTCGCCCCGTACCAGCACGAGATGGAGACTCCCCCGCGACTGGAGGAGCTGCTGCCCAACGGAATGGGCCAACTGACCCGCCCGTTCGGCACCGCGCCGGTCGATCCCGCGCTCGGCGCGCTGTCGTTGATGCGGACGCAGGCGCTGATCGCGGGCAAGAACCGGTTCGGTGTGCCCGCGCTCGCCCACGACGAGTGCCTGGCCGGCTTCGCCGCCTGGCGCGCCACCGCCTACCCGGTGCCCCTGTCCTGGGGCGCGTCCTTCGACCCGGACCTGGTGGCGCAGATGGCGGCGGCGATCGGCCGCGACATGCGCGCCGTCGGCGTCCACCAGGGCCTCGCGCCCGTTCTGGACGTCGTACGCGACGCCCGCTGGGGCCGGGTCGAGGAGACCGCGGGCGAGGATCCGTACCTCGTCGGTGTCGTCGCGACGGCGTACGTGCGGGGGCTGGAGTCCGCCGGGGTGATCGCCACGCTCAAGCACTTCGCGGGCTACTCGGCCTCCCGCGCCGGCCGCAACCTCGCGCCGGTGAGCATGGGCGCGCGCGAACGGGCCGACGTGGTGCTGCCGCCGTTCGAGATGGCGGTACGGGAGGGCGGCGCACGCTCCGTGATGCACGCCTACACGGACACCGACGGGGTCCCCTCCGCGGCGGACGGCGCGTTGCTGACCGGTCTGCTGCGCGACACGTGGGGCTTTTCCGGCACGGTCGTCGCCGACTACTTCGGGGTGGAGTTCCTGCGCACCCTGCACGGGGTCGCGGCGGACGACGGCGACGCGGCGGCGACGGCGCTCACGGCCGGGGTCGACGTGGAACTGCCGACCGTCAAGACCTTCGGCGCTCCCCTGCGGGAAGCCCTCGCCTCGGGCCGGCTCCCGCAGGAGACGGTGGACCGCGCGCTCACCCGCGTCCTCACCCAGAAGGCCGAACTGGGCCTGCTGGACGAGGACTGGTCACCGGTGCCGCCCGCGCTCGCGGACGCGGACACCGAGGGCGACGCGGTGGAGCGGCTGCGCGGGACCGTCGACCTCGACCGGCCCGCGAACCGCGCCATCGCTCGCCGGCTCGCCGAGGAATCGGTGATCCTGCTGTCGAACGACGGCACACTGCCCCTGCCGGGTACCCCGGCGGCTCCGGACTCTCCGGCCGCTCCGCCGCGGCTGCGGATCGCGCTGGTGGGGCCGCAGGCCGGCAGCCGGACCGCGGTCCTCGGCTGCTACTCGTTCCCCGTGCACATCGGGGCCCAGCACCCGGACCTCGCTCCCGGCATCGAACTGCCCACCCTGAGCGAGGCGTTGACGGCGGAGTTCCCGGATGCCGAGATCATCGTCGCCGAGGGCTGCGGAGTGGACACCCCCGGCACGGACGGCATCGCGGCCGCGGTCGCGGCGGCGCGGGACGCGGACGTGGTGCTCGCGGCGCTCGGCGACCGCGCGGGGCTGTTCGGCCGCGGCACCAGCGGCGAGGGCTGCGACGCACCCGACCTGACCCTGCCCGGCGCCCAACAGCCCCTGCTGGACGCCCTGCTGGATTGCGGAACCCCGGTCGTCGCCGTCCTGCTGGCTGGCCGGCCGTACGCACTGGGGCGCGCGGTGGAGGAGGCCGCGGCGATCGTCCAGACGTTCTTCCCCGGCCAGGAGGGCACGCGGGCGATCGCCGGTGTGCTCTCGGGCCGCGTGGACCCGTCCGGGCGGCTGCCGGTGAGCGTGCCGCGCCTGCCGGGTGCTCAGCCCTCCAGCTACCTCGCGGCACCGCTCGCGGGCCCCAGCAGTGTGTCGAGCATCGACCCCACCCCGGCGTTCGCGTTCGGCCACGGGCTGACGTACACCTCCTTCACCTGGTCCGGCCTCGCGCTTCGCACCCCCGTCGCGGCGACCGACGGAGAGCTCGCGCTGTCCTTCACCGTCCGCAACACCGGCGCGCGCCCGGGCACCGAGGTGGCGCAGCTCTACCTGCACGACCCGGTCGCCTCCGTCGTACGCCCCGTCCAACGCCTCATCGGCTGGGCGCGGTTCACCCTGGAACCGGACCAGCGGGCGCGGGTCGAGATGCGGGTACCGGCGGACCTGGCGTCCTTCACGGGCACCGAAGGGCGGCGGATCGTCGAACCGGGCGCGCTGGAGTTGCGGCTCGCCACGTCGGCCGCGGACAGCGGCGTACGGCTGCGCGCGGCGGCCGAACTGACCGGTCCGGTGCGCGAGGTGGACCACACGCGGGCACTGCACGCCGCCGTCACGGTGACCGTCGAGGAGCGGCCCTGA
- a CDS encoding carbohydrate ABC transporter permease, with the protein MTTVVRPSPADGRNASRTTRRAATTGTAVGVRPNYLAGIGAFLWLCVVGLPVYVMLGATVRTRPDYTAGGPLSLPGTFSFHNFVRDFQGGFGRYFLNTITVTASVVAIVLLLVPPLAFAIVRNRGRATSTVFRMFLLGLAVPAQAVIVPMFYLISKAGLYDNLIGVILPTAAFCLPVCALILTGTMRDIGGELFEAMAIDGADTKRVFFQLVVPLSKGGLSTIVVFSALQAWNGFLFPLVLTQSENSKVLTLGLYNFQTQYGVDIPALLAAVVLSTVPVLLIYLFARRALVQGLMGVGGK; encoded by the coding sequence ATGACCACAGTGGTACGTCCTTCCCCGGCGGACGGGAGGAACGCCTCGCGCACGACACGGCGCGCGGCGACGACCGGGACCGCCGTCGGCGTACGCCCCAACTACCTCGCGGGTATCGGCGCGTTCCTGTGGCTGTGCGTGGTGGGGCTGCCGGTCTACGTGATGCTCGGCGCGACGGTGCGCACCAGGCCGGACTACACGGCGGGCGGCCCGCTGTCGCTGCCCGGCACGTTCTCGTTCCACAACTTCGTGCGGGACTTCCAGGGCGGTTTCGGCCGCTATTTCCTCAACACCATCACGGTCACCGCGAGCGTCGTGGCGATCGTGCTGCTGCTCGTGCCGCCGCTGGCCTTCGCGATCGTCCGCAACCGGGGCCGGGCGACGTCCACCGTCTTCCGGATGTTCCTGCTGGGACTCGCGGTGCCCGCGCAGGCGGTGATCGTGCCGATGTTCTACCTGATCAGCAAGGCAGGGCTCTACGACAACCTGATCGGGGTGATCCTGCCGACCGCCGCCTTCTGCCTGCCGGTGTGCGCGCTGATCCTCACCGGCACCATGCGGGACATCGGCGGCGAGCTGTTCGAGGCGATGGCCATCGACGGAGCCGACACCAAGCGGGTCTTCTTCCAGCTCGTGGTGCCGCTGTCCAAGGGCGGCCTGTCGACGATCGTGGTCTTCTCCGCGCTGCAGGCATGGAACGGCTTCCTCTTCCCGCTGGTGCTGACCCAGTCCGAGAACTCCAAGGTGCTCACCCTCGGGCTGTACAACTTCCAGACCCAGTACGGGGTGGACATCCCCGCGCTGCTCGCCGCCGTGGTGCTGTCCACCGTGCCCGTCCTGCTCATCTACCTGTTCGCCCGCAGAGCGCTCGTCCAGGGCCTCATGGGAGTCGGAGGAAAGTGA
- a CDS encoding XRE family transcriptional regulator, which yields MLWPRAVINRVKTGNDREIVHSYPYRSACPSQVWSELVARTSGDLLLAGYTNYFFFTQLPNFTETLRRKVDSGCRVRFLLGDPDGEVTRQREVIEDVALTVSTRIKITMENLAHLGQLDGLEARFSAAEDAVNHVSLSVFRFDDDALVTPHLARLVGHDSPLLHLRRVGDAGMFFRFAEHAEELWSRGVPAR from the coding sequence TGCTGTGGCCCCGCGCCGTGATCAACCGGGTGAAGACCGGCAATGACCGCGAGATCGTGCACTCGTACCCCTATCGCAGTGCGTGCCCCTCTCAGGTGTGGAGCGAGCTGGTTGCTCGCACCTCCGGGGACCTGCTTCTCGCCGGATACACGAACTACTTCTTCTTCACGCAGTTGCCGAACTTCACCGAGACACTCCGGCGGAAGGTGGATTCCGGGTGCCGGGTCCGGTTCCTCCTGGGTGACCCCGACGGTGAAGTGACCCGCCAGCGCGAGGTGATCGAAGACGTCGCGCTCACTGTGAGCACGAGAATCAAGATCACCATGGAGAACCTGGCGCACCTCGGCCAACTCGACGGCCTGGAGGCGCGTTTCAGCGCCGCCGAGGATGCCGTCAACCACGTCAGCCTCAGCGTCTTCCGCTTCGATGATGACGCACTCGTCACGCCCCACCTGGCGCGTCTCGTCGGGCACGACAGCCCACTCCTGCACCTTCGCCGAGTCGGTGACGCAGGGATGTTCTTCCGCTTTGCCGAGCACGCAGAGGAACTCTGGTCCCGGGGAGTGCCCGCTCGGTAG
- a CDS encoding ABC transporter substrate-binding protein yields the protein MRISMRMSRGSTPAAGRAATSGAKRGAERTRTAVETASQRTPGSAAPPRVRLVRTVACGGAALLLGTSLTACDSGSDASGAKEFHVLVYGDAGNTVEKQIVAEFNKTSKVKAVLDTIPGADYQTKLQTIINTPQAPDVFYNWGGGSIKPFVKAGLLMPLDDVFTNDPTIGDHFLPSVYNTAKIDGKAYGIPMRGTQPVLLFSNKKVLANAGVTQPKTWDELLASVKKLKAKGVTPIALGGGDKWPTMMWYEYLYDRIAGPGLFEKAVAGDKSAWSSPDSKKALSMVRQLVDAGAFGSNFDSVKWTGGGSAQLLASGKAGFELMGSWEYSTQKQASPGFAAKDLGYTTFPSVQGGKGDPNDLVGNTNNFYSVMKKTKQPAAVAKFLKLMYSEEFIKAQLSIGNLPTTTNTSTFLGTSSDPAYAKYQLDLVSKAPSFQISWDQTYPPSQMTPIYQAIQEFTDGKSDADGFIKAMQALDAS from the coding sequence ATGCGGATATCGATGCGGATGTCGCGGGGATCGACGCCGGCGGCGGGGCGGGCCGCGACGTCGGGGGCGAAGCGGGGAGCGGAACGGACGCGAACAGCGGTGGAGACCGCGTCGCAGCGGACCCCGGGCAGCGCGGCGCCGCCACGGGTCCGGCTCGTACGCACCGTCGCCTGCGGCGGCGCCGCCCTCCTGCTCGGCACGTCGCTGACCGCGTGCGACAGCGGCTCCGACGCGAGCGGAGCCAAGGAGTTCCACGTCCTCGTCTACGGCGACGCGGGCAACACGGTCGAGAAGCAGATCGTGGCCGAGTTCAACAAGACGTCGAAGGTGAAGGCCGTCCTCGACACGATCCCCGGCGCCGACTACCAGACGAAGCTCCAGACCATCATCAACACGCCGCAGGCGCCCGACGTCTTCTACAACTGGGGCGGCGGCTCCATCAAGCCGTTCGTCAAGGCCGGGCTGCTGATGCCGCTCGACGACGTCTTCACGAACGACCCGACGATCGGCGACCACTTCCTGCCGTCGGTCTACAACACCGCGAAGATCGACGGGAAGGCGTACGGCATCCCGATGCGCGGGACCCAGCCCGTCCTGCTGTTCAGCAACAAGAAGGTCCTCGCGAACGCGGGTGTCACGCAGCCCAAGACGTGGGACGAGCTGCTGGCCTCGGTGAAGAAGCTCAAGGCGAAGGGCGTCACCCCGATCGCTCTCGGCGGCGGCGACAAGTGGCCGACCATGATGTGGTACGAGTACCTCTACGACCGGATCGCGGGCCCCGGCCTCTTCGAGAAGGCCGTGGCGGGCGACAAGAGCGCGTGGTCGAGCCCCGACAGCAAGAAGGCGCTGTCCATGGTGCGGCAGCTGGTGGACGCGGGGGCGTTCGGCAGCAACTTCGACTCCGTGAAGTGGACCGGCGGCGGCTCGGCCCAGCTCCTCGCGTCCGGCAAGGCCGGGTTCGAGTTGATGGGGTCGTGGGAGTACTCCACGCAGAAGCAGGCGAGCCCCGGCTTCGCGGCCAAGGACCTCGGATACACCACCTTCCCGAGCGTGCAGGGCGGCAAGGGTGATCCGAACGACCTCGTCGGCAACACCAACAACTTCTACTCCGTCATGAAGAAGACGAAGCAGCCGGCGGCCGTCGCCAAGTTCCTGAAGCTCATGTACTCCGAGGAGTTCATCAAGGCGCAGCTGTCGATCGGCAACCTGCCCACCACGACGAACACCAGCACGTTCCTCGGCACCAGCTCCGACCCGGCGTACGCGAAGTACCAGCTGGACCTGGTCTCCAAGGCGCCGTCCTTCCAGATCTCCTGGGACCAGACCTACCCGCCGTCGCAGATGACGCCGATCTACCAGGCCATCCAGGAGTTCACCGACGGCAAGAGCGACGCCGACGGCTTCATCAAGGCCATGCAGGCCCTGGACGCGAGCTGA
- a CDS encoding carboxymuconolactone decarboxylase family protein produces MGARLNMFEGQAAAKVWKHIIAAGRALADSSLPLATQELVKIRASQINGCAGCLDMHVKEAAAAGETAVRLSLVAAWREATVFTEAERAALELAEQGTRLADAAGGVTDEAWANAAKHYDEDQLAALVSCIAVINAFNRGNVMIQQPAGDYVVGSLG; encoded by the coding sequence ATGGGTGCCCGTTTGAACATGTTCGAGGGCCAGGCCGCGGCCAAGGTCTGGAAGCACATCATCGCGGCGGGCAGGGCGCTCGCGGACTCGTCGCTGCCGCTCGCGACGCAGGAGCTCGTGAAGATCCGCGCGAGCCAGATCAACGGGTGCGCCGGCTGCCTCGACATGCACGTCAAGGAAGCCGCCGCGGCAGGTGAGACCGCGGTGCGCCTGAGTCTGGTCGCGGCGTGGCGCGAGGCCACTGTCTTCACCGAGGCCGAGCGCGCCGCGCTGGAACTGGCGGAGCAGGGCACGCGCCTCGCGGACGCGGCCGGAGGTGTCACCGACGAGGCGTGGGCGAACGCGGCCAAGCACTACGACGAGGACCAGCTGGCGGCGCTCGTGTCCTGCATCGCCGTCATCAACGCGTTCAACCGCGGGAACGTCATGATCCAGCAGCCGGCCGGCGACTACGTGGTGGGCTCGCTCGGATAA